The stretch of DNA GCGACTGAAGTGCCACATGGCCGCCAGGAGGGCCAAGAGTGCCAGCGCTGAAGCCCAGACCACCAACCCCAGCGCAATGGGTTCGTTGCCGAAAATGGGATTCGCACCGCGTGCCATTTCTCCGAGTTGCAGCACAGACTCGTTTTGCAGGTGGTAGCTGGCTCCCAGCCACAGGGCATTGGTGGGCATCACGAAATTGGCGACCCGGCCCAGCGTGATCAGGGTAGGGCTGTCGGCAAACGAACCGATGGTGCTGAGAATGCCGCCCGCAAAGCCCACGCCGTACAGCACGAACACGCCGATGCCGTTGGCAAGCGTGCTGAACAGAGTGCTTCCCAGAACGGTCAGGCCCGTGATGACCACGATGGCGAGCAGGATCAGGCCCACCGCAGGCAGCGGCGCGGGCGGCAGGAACCCGGTGATCAGGTAAATGCCGGTCAGGAGGGCCGTACTAATCAGTGCGATATACGACACGTTAAC from Deinococcus sp. QL22 encodes:
- a CDS encoding ABC transporter permease gives rise to the protein MSDATRSETTLSVPHTPSFWRNTLLIAELSLREAVRKRLVIVLLVLTGAFVGFYLYGIFRLEGTLDQRAIDAGLEGRSISGLANAPIVYASAFGMYLVFFLGSLMAVLSTVGAVSGDVENGVMQSVIARPITRAALVLGRWLGFTLVNVSYIALISTALLTGIYLITGFLPPAPLPAVGLILLAIVVITGLTVLGSTLFSTLANGIGVFVLYGVGFAGGILSTIGSFADSPTLITLGRVANFVMPTNALWLGASYHLQNESVLQLGEMARGANPIFGNEPIALGLVVWASALALLALLAAMWHFSRKDL